One genomic region from Chloroherpetonaceae bacterium encodes:
- a CDS encoding alpha/beta hydrolase-fold protein, protein MRIEESRVQDSSQRLRPKPPARHTLTGNFVVHKDFPSIYLEKDRTIIVYLPPDYERNLRKRYPVLYMHDGQNLFDGATSFIPGVEWRMDETAEELISNGEIEPMIIVGIYNTGESRLDEYTFIKDWRGRGGKADDYAKMIIEELKPFIDAKYRTLRTPEHTGVGGSSLGGLVSLYFGLRYNEVFGKLAILSPSTWWAGKAIVKEVAKIKRKPNQKIWLDVGLKEDMHTMVSPTRLLKYSLIAKGWELDEDLLYFEAPNSGHSESDWAKRVGPMLRFLFPVQMK, encoded by the coding sequence ATGAGAATAGAAGAAAGCAGAGTGCAGGATTCAAGCCAAAGGTTAAGACCAAAGCCCCCGGCTCGCCACACCCTAACTGGTAATTTCGTCGTGCACAAAGATTTTCCATCAATTTATCTGGAAAAAGATCGCACGATTATTGTTTATCTCCCTCCCGATTATGAGCGTAACCTTCGAAAGCGTTACCCGGTTCTCTATATGCACGACGGGCAAAACCTTTTCGATGGTGCCACATCGTTTATTCCGGGTGTTGAATGGAGAATGGATGAAACAGCCGAAGAGCTCATTTCAAACGGAGAAATTGAACCTATGATTATCGTTGGAATTTATAACACAGGGGAGTCAAGGCTCGATGAATATACTTTTATCAAAGATTGGCGAGGGCGAGGCGGTAAAGCTGATGATTATGCAAAAATGATTATCGAAGAACTTAAACCATTTATCGACGCAAAGTATCGAACCCTCAGAACGCCAGAACATACCGGTGTCGGCGGGTCGTCTTTAGGTGGGTTGGTTTCCTTGTATTTTGGTCTTCGCTACAACGAAGTATTTGGCAAACTCGCGATTCTCTCGCCTTCGACTTGGTGGGCAGGCAAAGCCATCGTCAAAGAAGTTGCTAAAATTAAACGTAAGCCAAATCAAAAAATTTGGCTCGATGTCGGTCTTAAAGAAGATATGCACACAATGGTAAGCCCGACAAGGCTTCTGAAGTATTCATTGATTGCCAAAGGGTGGGAACTTGATGAAGACCTACTCTATTTCGAAGCACCAAACTCAGGTCATAGCGAAAGCGATTGGGCAAAGCGTGTCGGCCCAATGCTTAGATTTTTGTTTCCTGTTCAAATGAAATGA
- a CDS encoding isoprenyl transferase, whose product MNTTAKSLNPFSFRFQEKSKKENKSTSDLKGSSESFATAALEPNSPEDIHEQNALKLSGELPKHIAIIMDGNGRWAKSRGKLRVSGHSAGIDAVRDTVEACAQLGIPYLTLYAFSTENWKRPEQEISALMQLLIEALRNETKTLHDNNIKLNVIGNVFDLPSRVREKLIESQEHTKNNNRMTLSLALSYSGRWEILEAVRKIASLVESGKVKPSEITSEHIERHLATFGMPHPDLLIRTSGEFRISNFLLWQLAYTEIHFTNCYWPDFRRHKLYDAIKDFQKRERRFGMTAEQLKVSAEAATSETINPLFIKK is encoded by the coding sequence GTGAACACAACCGCAAAATCTTTGAACCCTTTTTCTTTTCGTTTTCAAGAAAAGTCAAAAAAGGAAAATAAATCAACTTCCGATTTGAAAGGTTCCTCCGAATCCTTTGCGACAGCCGCGCTAGAACCAAATTCACCGGAAGATATTCATGAACAAAATGCCCTCAAATTAAGCGGAGAACTTCCCAAGCATATTGCCATTATAATGGATGGTAATGGCCGTTGGGCAAAAAGCCGCGGAAAATTGCGCGTCTCGGGGCATAGCGCAGGAATCGATGCTGTTCGCGATACCGTTGAAGCATGCGCTCAACTCGGAATTCCATATCTCACCCTCTATGCTTTTTCAACTGAAAATTGGAAGCGACCAGAACAAGAAATTTCCGCCTTGATGCAACTCCTCATTGAAGCACTTCGAAACGAAACCAAAACCCTTCACGATAATAACATTAAACTCAATGTCATTGGAAATGTCTTTGACCTTCCTTCCCGCGTTCGTGAAAAGCTAATAGAATCTCAAGAGCACACAAAAAACAATAATCGGATGACCCTCTCGCTTGCTTTGAGCTATAGCGGCCGTTGGGAAATTTTAGAAGCTGTTCGAAAAATAGCTTCACTCGTGGAATCAGGAAAAGTGAAACCCTCCGAGATTACATCCGAGCACATCGAACGCCACTTGGCAACTTTTGGAATGCCTCATCCGGATTTACTCATAAGAACAAGCGGTGAATTTCGAATCAGCAATTTCTTATTATGGCAATTGGCTTATACCGAAATACATTTTACCAATTGCTATTGGCCCGATTTTCGCCGTCACAAACTTTATGACGCAATCAAAGATTTTCAAAAACGCGAACGCCGTTTTGGTATGACCGCAGAGCAGTTAAAGGTTTCTGCTGAAGCCGCGACCTCCGAAACCATAAATCCATTATTTATTAAAAAGTAG
- a CDS encoding dihydroorotase: MAIIFDGVRLINPAESIDSLGCVRISHEGVITDIRLGRGGFAQELAQTDDLIYDFTHRGGEVLFASGLFDMHCHFRQPGFEYKETLETGKNAAIAGGFTGVALMPNTEPPIDNAQNAAFIYHLTHQFPIETSVIGAITEGRKGQKICGYGDLSTVGVTAISDDGSPVMNSRTMRMAFEYATAFDMLVIQHCEDTCLAESGVMNEGVYSSILGLRGIPSISESIILSRDLSLLRYLSDKKKSVFPNAPRYHVAHISTAEGIKLVKEAKSEGLCVTAEVTPHHFTLTERDVFESGFDGNFRMNPPLRSERDKEAILEAIETGVIDVIATDHAPHAPHEKECGIMQAAFGIVGLETAVGLSWTELHFKRGISHAQIVSMLSSAPRALLKLPAISFRKGALANFSLIDTAIEYLALNSSFQSKSKNSPFNGRKLRGKAIAIGSKGVFLKDDTLFSSSAKIHQFKP; this comes from the coding sequence ATGGCAATTATTTTTGATGGTGTAAGGCTAATCAATCCAGCTGAATCGATCGACTCATTGGGTTGTGTTCGTATTTCTCATGAAGGCGTCATTACCGATATTCGATTGGGTCGTGGTGGTTTTGCACAAGAGTTGGCACAAACCGATGACCTTATTTATGACTTTACGCACCGCGGGGGTGAAGTATTATTTGCTTCCGGCCTATTTGATATGCATTGCCATTTTCGACAACCGGGTTTTGAATACAAAGAAACGCTTGAAACCGGAAAAAATGCTGCAATTGCCGGTGGATTCACTGGTGTTGCGCTAATGCCCAATACTGAACCTCCCATAGATAATGCGCAGAACGCTGCTTTTATCTATCACTTAACCCATCAATTTCCAATTGAAACATCCGTTATTGGGGCTATAACTGAGGGACGAAAAGGTCAAAAAATTTGTGGTTATGGCGACCTTTCCACCGTTGGTGTTACCGCAATTTCGGATGATGGTTCACCGGTGATGAATTCACGCACAATGCGAATGGCTTTTGAATATGCCACTGCATTTGATATGCTTGTCATTCAGCATTGTGAAGATACATGCCTTGCAGAGAGTGGTGTTATGAATGAAGGTGTTTATTCTTCGATACTCGGGCTTCGCGGAATTCCTTCAATCTCTGAAAGCATCATTCTTTCGCGCGATCTCTCACTCTTACGATATCTTTCAGATAAAAAGAAATCCGTTTTCCCGAATGCGCCCCGATATCATGTGGCACATATCAGTACAGCAGAGGGGATTAAATTGGTCAAGGAGGCAAAGTCGGAGGGGCTTTGTGTAACGGCAGAAGTAACTCCGCATCATTTTACGCTAACCGAACGTGATGTTTTTGAATCGGGGTTTGACGGAAATTTTAGAATGAACCCGCCACTTCGCTCGGAGCGAGATAAGGAAGCCATTTTAGAAGCGATTGAAACAGGCGTAATTGATGTGATTGCAACAGATCACGCCCCACACGCTCCGCATGAAAAGGAATGCGGCATTATGCAAGCTGCATTTGGGATTGTCGGCCTTGAAACGGCTGTTGGACTTTCTTGGACGGAGCTTCATTTCAAACGCGGGATTTCTCATGCCCAGATTGTTTCGATGCTTTCTTCGGCACCGCGTGCCCTCTTAAAACTTCCTGCTATATCGTTTCGCAAGGGTGCCCTTGCAAATTTCAGTTTGATTGATACTGCCATTGAATATCTTGCATTGAATTCAAGCTTTCAATCGAAATCAAAAAATTCTCCCTTTAACGGGCGAAAGTTGCGAGGTAAGGCCATTGCAATTGGAAGCAAGGGGGTTTTTCTTAAAGATGATACGCTTTTTTCAAGCTCGGCTAAGATTCATCAATTTAAACCTTAG